A DNA window from Ranitomeya imitator isolate aRanImi1 chromosome 2, aRanImi1.pri, whole genome shotgun sequence contains the following coding sequences:
- the SSTR2 gene encoding somatostatin receptor type 2 has translation MEQDYSDLPNITELYFSPVSQGYIMETTSNASTNETSQYFDMTSNAILTFIYFVVCIVGLCGNTLVIYVILRYAKMKTITNIYILNLAIADELFMLGLPFLAMQVALVHWPFGKVICRIVMTVDGINQFTSIFCLTVMSIDRYLAVVHPIKSAKWRRPRTAKMVNFAVWTISLLVIMPIMNYAGVQSNHEKRGSCTIIWPDSSGTWYTGFIIYAFILGFLIPLSVICLCYLFIIIKVKSSGIRVGSSKRKRSEKKVTRMVSIVVAVFIFCWLPFYIFNVSSVSLLIVPTPGLKAMWDFVVVLSYANSCANPILYAFLSDNFKKSFQNVLCLSKVSGMDEADRSDSKQDKSRLNETTETQRTLLNGDLQTSI, from the coding sequence ATGGAGCAGGATTACTCAGATTTACCAAACATCACGGAGTTGTACTTTTCTCCTGTTTCGCAGGGGTACATTATGGAGACCACAAGCAATGCATCCACAAATGAAACATCACAATACTTCGACATGACAAGCAATGCCATCCTTACCTTCATTTACTTTGTGGTGTGCATTGTAGGACTTTGTGGAAATACACTGGTGATTTATGTCATACTCCGATATGCCAAGATGAAGACCATCACCAATATCTACATCCTAAACTTAGCTATAGCTGATGAACTCTTTATGCTCGGCTTGCCCTTTTTGGCCATGCAGGTGGCTTTGGTTCATTGGCCCTTTGGCAAAGTTATTTGCAGAATTGTCATGACAGTGGATGGCATTAACCAATTCACCAGCATCTTCTGCCTTACAGTCATGAGTATAGACCGGTACCTTGCAGTGGTTCACCCAATCAAGTCAGCAAAATGGAGGAGACCAAGGACTGCTAAGATGGTTAATTTTGCAGTATGGACCATCTCTCTTTTAGTCATTATGCCCATAATGAATTATGCTGGGGTACAATCTAACCATGAAAAAAGAggcagctgcaccattatttggccaGATAGTTCTGGTACCTGGTACACTGGTTTTATAATTTATGCCTTCATCCTAGGATTTCTCATTCCACTCAGTGTTATCTGCCTTTGCTATTTGTTCATCATTATCAAAGTGAAGTCCTCTGGGATAAGAGTTGGCTCCTCCAAAAGAAAACGATCAGAAAAGAAAGTGACGAGGATGGTGTCTATAGTGGTAGCCGTTTTCATATTTTGCTGGCTTCCATTCTACATCTTTAACGTCTCCTCGGTATCTCTTTTAATAGTGCCAACTCCAGGCCTAAAAGCAATGTGGGACTTTGTCGTGGTTCTCAGTTATGCCAATAGTTGTGCCAATCCCATACTTTATGCCTTTCTATCTGACAACTTTAAAAAGAGTTTTCAGAATGTCCTTTGCTTATCCAAGGTCAGTGGCATGGATGAAGCTGACAGAAGTGATAGCAAACAAGACAAGTCCAGGTTAAATGAAACAACTGAAACGCAACGCACGTTGCTTAACGGTGATCTTCAAACCAGCATCTAG